The genomic segment CACCGTTGCCGAGTGCGATCCGGATGATCCGAATTCGGCCCCGTGCGTCAAGACCTATTCATCGGATCAGATCCTCGGCCTGCAGCGAGTGCTAGCGCTGTCTGCATCGCGAACGATTGCCGCTGTGAACATGAGCCTGGGCAGCGGAATGAACACCACGTCTTGCGACACTGATGCGCGGAAGACGGCCATTGACGCGCTGCTTGCGGTTGGAATTGCCACCGTTATTGCAGCTGGCAATGAAGGCTATATTGATGCAGTGGGCACACCGGGATGTATCTCGACGGCGATCACCGTTGGCTCAACGACTGACGCCGACACAGTGTCGGGTTTCAGCAATCGTGGCCCGTTGCTCGATATCTTTGCTCCGGGTAGCGGCGTCGATTCCTCTGTCCCGGATGATGCCTGGGGCAATATGAGTGGCACTTCGATGGCCACGCCACACGTCGTCGGTGCGTTCGCAGTTTTGCGCCAGGTCTATCCGACGGCCAGTGTCGCGACGCTGCTCGAATACATGAAATCCACTGGCGTTCCGATCACGTATGCAATCGATACGGCGAATCCGACCACTATGCAGACGACTCCACGGCTGGATCTGCTCGGTGCAATCCAGGCTGGCAACGCAGCACCGATACTCACGGTGAACTCGTCATCTGTCACGACCAATGAAGGCAGCTCGGCAGGGAATGCAGGGACCTGGTCCGATGCCGACATTGACCCCGTAACGTTCACCGCGTCGGTTGGCAGCGTCACAGGGATTTCCGGCAACATGTGGATCTGGTCGTTCACGCCGGACGATGGGCCATCAGATAGCCAGGTCGTGACGATCACCGGCACGGACAACAAGGGCAGCACCGGCACAGTGACGTTCCAGCTGAATGTCGTCAATGTCGCACCGACAGCCTCAATTTCGGCTGCACCGACGACATTGAATGAGGGTGATCCGTTCACGGTCTCACTGACGAATCCAGCAGACGTTTCGGTGGCGGACACGACGACCGGGTTTACCTACTCGTTCGACTGCGCGACCGGCGGCGGCTATAGCGCGTACTCCGTGACCGCAAACCGTGTCTGTCCGACGACTGATAATGCGGTGCTCAGTGTCGGTGGTCGGATTCAGGACAAAGACGGCGGTGTTTCAACGTACAACACCACCGTGACTGTCCTCAACGTGCCGCCGACGGTCGGCGCGATTACTGCTCCAACCGGACCGGTCTTCGTCGGCAGCCTTGTGTATGCAAGTGCGCCATTCACTGATCCCGGTATCGACGACACGCACACGTCGAGCTGGAACTGGGGCGACGGCTCGGTCACGACGGGCACTGCTGGTGGCAATCTGGCGACCGGTAGCCACGTCTACACGTCTGCCGGGCTGTTCACGATTGTTGTGACGGTCACTGACGACGACGGCGGCTCGGGATCCTCCACGTTCCAGTATCTGATTAGCGTTGATCCGGCGGCCGGAACACTGCTTGGTGCCGGTAAGTTCATGTCGCCGACTGGTGCCTGGACCGAGCGGCCGACATCGATGGCTGGCGAGTTCCGCTTTAACATCTGGTATCCACGCGGTGCCACGGTACCGACCGGCTACTTTGAATATGAGCTCGGCGGTTCTGCGCGCTTCGAGTCCCCATTCCACTTCCGGTCCAGCACCTTCGATTGGCTGGTCCTGACGCCTGATGTCGGCTACGTCTCCGGCAGAGGCACGCTCAATGGGCGTAGCGGATTCGGGTTCTGGTTTGGCGCTAGCGATGGTCCGGACAAGTTGCGGGTCAAGATCTGGAACCTGTCGACCGGTGTTGTCATCTACGACAACCAGCCGGGTGACGACATCGCAGCAAATCCGCAACTGCCACTGAAGCTGGGCACGATCGTCATCACGCGCTTGCGCCTCTGGTAGCGTAGGAGCGAAGACACATGCGACCGGCCAGGGATCCACTCACGGATCACTGGCCGGTCCGCTTTTGTTGTCGAATCGGGTTTGGTGCGTTAGGTGACGGTGCCCCACCAAAATTTGACACGGTCCTGATACGAATCAGGCTTCGCTGTAGCCACCATTGC from the Thermomicrobiales bacterium genome contains:
- a CDS encoding S8 family serine peptidase; this translates as MRRLILPYVLPALLLFSLLTPLAASAGDVAISGPDAALIAKANSEGPLLVIATLTSVAAQQSVLDALDGQDATLRVRYELFPLLALTAGPDALTTLARSADVVSITEDVPQDPGLASTIPVINGDDVQSFGWTGAGQTVAILDTGIDANHPFFGGRVVEEACYSRAGGAGTGVSLCPDGNDAQTGSGAADANTAQCLDGATNICDHGTHVAGIAAGNGAGVSGAPGNGVAPGANIIAIQVFTRHNTVAECDPDDPNSAPCVKTYSSDQILGLQRVLALSASRTIAAVNMSLGSGMNTTSCDTDARKTAIDALLAVGIATVIAAGNEGYIDAVGTPGCISTAITVGSTTDADTVSGFSNRGPLLDIFAPGSGVDSSVPDDAWGNMSGTSMATPHVVGAFAVLRQVYPTASVATLLEYMKSTGVPITYAIDTANPTTMQTTPRLDLLGAIQAGNAAPILTVNSSSVTTNEGSSAGNAGTWSDADIDPVTFTASVGSVTGISGNMWIWSFTPDDGPSDSQVVTITGTDNKGSTGTVTFQLNVVNVAPTASISAAPTTLNEGDPFTVSLTNPADVSVADTTTGFTYSFDCATGGGYSAYSVTANRVCPTTDNAVLSVGGRIQDKDGGVSTYNTTVTVLNVPPTVGAITAPTGPVFVGSLVYASAPFTDPGIDDTHTSSWNWGDGSVTTGTAGGNLATGSHVYTSAGLFTIVVTVTDDDGGSGSSTFQYLISVDPAAGTLLGAGKFMSPTGAWTERPTSMAGEFRFNIWYPRGATVPTGYFEYELGGSARFESPFHFRSSTFDWLVLTPDVGYVSGRGTLNGRSGFGFWFGASDGPDKLRVKIWNLSTGVVIYDNQPGDDIAANPQLPLKLGTIVITRLRLW